CGCGCTGGATGTGCTCCCATTCCAATCTGTCCACCGAGAGCGGGTTCTCGGCCACGACCACCTCCTCGCTGGCGGTGGGGTGCAGCAGGGCGTGGAGAATGCTGTCGGTATCGGCCGGTTTGCACAGGTAGTTGACGGCACCGAGCTTCACCGCCTGCACGGCGGTTTGGATGCTGGCGTAGCCTGTGAGTATCAAAATCTGCATATCTGTATTGGCGGCGAGCAGCACGGGAATGAGCGGCAGGCTGGATTCCTGCGCCAGTTTCAAATCCAGAATCGCGTGCGAAAACCGCTGCTGCGTAAGGCAAGTGCGCGCTGCCGCTGCATCCAGCGCCCACTGCACGCGATGCCCGCGCCGCAGCAGGGAGCGTTGCAGCACACTGGCGAATACTTCGTCATCCTCCACCAGCAGAATATCTAGCGCGCTGTTCATGCCAGCTCAGCACCGTGCAGGGGCAACTCGATGCGCGTTAAGGTGCCACCGCCCGCGCGCGGCTCTAGCGAGAGCCTGCCGCCAGCGCGCTCCAAACTGGCGTGAGACAGCAACAACCCCAGCCCCATGCCCTTCTCGCTGGTTTTCACTTGCGCGTGCTTGCGCAGTACATGCTGTTCGATGCCGGGGCCGTCGTCTTCAATATTGATTTGCAGCGTCTGCACATCCCATTGCATGCGCACCCACAAATGGCTGCCAGCATCGGCGGCATTGTTCAGCACATTGATAACGGCCTGCTCCACCACCAGCGGCCACGCCACTGTGCAAGGCGCGCCCGCCTGCACCACAAACTTGGCCTGCGCCTCTGGGCGCAACACCTGCCAGTGGCCGATCAAACGCTGCACCCACTCGGCCAGCGGCTGGCTGCGCTCGCCGCCCTGTTGGTGCGCGCGCGCGGTATCTGCCAACTGGCGCAAGGACTGCTGGCAGCGCGCCACTTGGCTCGCCATCAACTGCAAATCGGCCTGCAACTCCGCGCCTTTATTGTGTTCACGCTGCAAATCACCGAGCAACACGGCGAGGCTAGACAGCGGCGTGCCCATTTCATGCGCGGTGCTGGCGGCCAGCGTGGCCACGGTGAGAATGTTTTCATCCATCAACTGCTGTTCGCGCAAGCGATTGATGGCCTCGCGCTGACGGCGCACGGTGGCGGCAATGGACGTAACAAAGTAAGTGATTAGCGCCGCGCTGATGCCCACATTGAGCCACATGCCCGCCACATGCCAGCTCATGCTACGCGAGCCGTGCATCGCGTGGTGCGACATATCCATAGGCGACAGCACGGGCAGCGGCCAGTAGTAAAACATCAGCAGGCCTGAGGCCAGCAGGCAAAACGCCGTGAGCAAGGCGGTGTAAGTGCGCGACAAACAGGCCGCCGCTAAAGCAATCGGCACCAAGTAGTAAGACACGAAGGGGTTGGTAGCGCCGCCTGCCACATACAACAGCCCCGTCAGCACAAAACAATCCAACAACAACTGGAATAAAAACTCGCGCTCATCCGGCGCACGGCTTTGGCGGCGAAACCATTGCAGACGGTAATGCCCCAGCAACAGCATCAACAGCGCCACCGATAACAAACCCAGCAGCGCGTAAAACTGCGCGGCGCTGAGCCACTGCCGCCCCAGCAACAGCGTGAGTAATTGCACCAGCCACACCCAAGCGCGCAGCACTTGCAGCTGCTGCAAATAATCACTGGTATCCGGTGCAGGTGAGTGGGCGCTGGCGCTCATGTGGGCAATACAAGGGAGGGAGAAGCATTCCCAACAGCTCTCGGTTGGGAATGCGCTGTGTTACAGCATCAATCAACGATGTGCTTTGACTTTTTCTTTGTGGCGAATCAACTGGCGATCCAGCTTGCCGACCAGATCGTCGATGGCGGCGTACATGTCTTCCGCTACCGCATCGGCAAATAAATCTGCGCCGCTCAGAAACACGCGCGCATCGGCTTTTTGTATCAATTTATCAACAGTAAGCGTGACATCTGCACGGGTGATTTTGTCGTGATGACGATCCAACTTCTCCAATTTGCTGGTTACATAGTCTTTGAGAGGAAGAGTGACTTCAACATGGTGCCCACTGATATTCAACTGCATAAAACGCTCCTCGGGTTTCCTGTGTGTTGCACCTCCACTGTACGACAGGAAAAAAAACAGTCAACCCAAAAAACGCTTTTAATGCTCACGCGTAGCGCGGAAGCAAAGATCAGGCCAGCGTTCCTCGGTTAAAGCCAAATTCACTCGCGTGGGCGCGAGATAGGTGAGATGATCGCCGCCATCTAAAGCTAGGTTTTCATTCGTTTTAGAGCGGAACTCTTCCAGTTTTTTCGGGTCTTTGGCCGACAACCAACGCGCCGTGTAGATATTGATATTTTCGTACAAGCACTCCACTTTGTACTCGTCTTTCAGGCGGTAGGCGACCACTTCAAACTGCAGCACACCCACCGCGCCCACGATTAAATCGTTGTTATTCAACGGCATAAACACTTGCACCGAACCCTCTTCCGAGAGCTGGCGCAAACCCTTCTGCAACTGCTTGGCTTTCAGCGGGTCTTTCAAGCGAATGCGGCGAAACAATTCCGGCGCAAAATGCGGAATACCCGTGAAACGCAGGTTTTCACCGCTGGTAAAGGTGTCGCCAATCTGGATGGTACCGTGGTTGTGCAAGCCGATGATGTCGCCCGCCAGTGCCTCTTCCACCAGTACGCGCTCGCCGGCCATAAAGGTCACCGCATCGGCAATACGAATATCTTTGCCGATACGCACATGCTGCATTTTCATGCCCTGCGTGTAACTGCCGGAACAGATGCGCATAAACGCGATGCGGTCGCGGTGTTTCGGATCCATATTCGCTTGGATTTTGAACACAAAACCCGAAAACTTTTCTTCGTGCGGATCAATCACCCGCGTTTCAGTAGCGCGCGCTTGCGGTGCTGGCGCCCACTCTACAAAACCATCCAACATTTCGCGCACGCCGAAGTTACCTAACGCCGTACCAAAAAAAGCTGGCGTTAATACACCCGCTAAATATTCTTCCAGATCAAATGGATGCGCCGCGCCGCGCACCAATTCAATTTCTGCGCGCACATCGTCAGCATAAGGGCCGAGCAGTTTAGAAAACTCTTCGCTGTCGATGCCTTGAATTTGCACATCATCTTGAATGGTGTGACCAAAACCCTGCTGAAACACATGCACGGTATCGGTGTACAAGTTGTACACACCTTTAAATTCTTTGCCCATGCCCAGCGGCCAATTGATAGGCGCGACTTTGATATGCAGGATGCTTTCAATTTCATCCAACACTTCCATCGGGTCGCGAATATCGCGATCCATTTTGTTGACGAAAGTGAGGATAGGCGTATCGCGCAAACGACACACATCCATCAATTTAATGGTGCGATCTTCCACGCCCTTCGCGCCATCTATCACCATCAACACCGAATCTACCGCCGTTAAAGTGCGGTAAGTGTCTTCAGAAAAATCTTCGTGCCCTGGCGTATCCAACAAGTTGACGGTTTTGCCTTTGTAAGGAAATTGCATCACCGACGAAGTCACGGAAATGCCGCGCTCTTGCTCCATCGTCATCCAGTCGGAGGTGGCGTGGCGATCGCCTTTTTTACCCTTTACCGAACCGGCAATTTGTATCGCCTGCCCGAACAGCAACAATTTTTCCGTAATGGTGGTTTTACCCGCATCTGGGTGCGAAATAATTGCAAAGGTGCGGCGCAGGTTGATGTCGTCTTGCAGGCTCATGGCGGGATGGGATAGCAGCTAATAAGAAGGGAGGCATTATAGTCGCGGCTAAGAGCCGCTCCTACACATACAACGCTGACTCTCTTGTAGGAGCGCCACCTTGGCGCGATCTCCACACATTCAACGCCGACTCTCTTGTAGGAGCGCCACCTTGGCGCGATCAAACGGCTGGCTGGCGGCGCAGCGGCGCAGAGCCGTCGCGTGGCGAACTCGCCGCAGCAGCGGGCTTAGACTTTGCTGCATTGGGCTTTTTAGCCGCAGTCTTTTTCGCGCTGCTCGCTTTCTTGTCAGTAGATTTTTTCTCAGCCGTTTTTTTATCGGTTTTTTTCTTTTTACTGCCCGCTGCTTTACCAGACGCTTTGAGTTTTTTGGTCCGAGAAAACTGCCTTTGATTTCTTTGATAATGCGCCGCTCGAACTGTTGCTTGAGATAGCGCTCGATACTCGCCATCAAATTCCATTCCTGCGCAGTGATGAGTGAAATCACCAAACCCGCATTGCCTGCGCGCCCCGTGCGTCCAGCGCGATGCACATAATCATCACCCTTGCGCGGCATATCAAAATTAATTACCAAATCCATGCCTTCAATATCCAAACCGCGCGCGGCCACATCGGTGGCGATCAACACATTGATATGACCTTGATTGAGACGCGACACGGCCTGTTTTCTGTCTTTGTGATCTTTTTCGCCGTGCAACACATACACCTTGGCATGACTGCTACCGGCTTTGTGCGCTGCAATCAGCACACTGCCCAAGCGATCGGCCTGCGTGCGCGTATTGGTAAACACAATCGCTTTTTCATAAGTTTCATTCGCCAACAACCACAGCACCATTTTTTCTTTGTGCTTGGCGTCATCCGCAGGAACAATTTGCTGCACGGTGGCGCTGTTCATCTGGCTCACCGGATTCAAACGCAGCACTTGCGGCTCGCGCATCACGCTGGCAGCCAATTCAAATAAGGCACTGTTGCTGGTGGCAGAAAACAGCAGCGTCTGCCGCTCTGTGTGGCAGGCATGCACCAACTGCATCACATCTTCGCTAAAGCCCATGTCCAGCATGCGATCGGCTTCATCCAACACCAACACCTCCAAATCTTGCAGCTCCAAATTTTTGGCATTGAGCTGCTCTAACAAACGCCCAGGCGTGCCGATCACGATGTCGGGGTTTTTGCGCAGCGCCGCCATTTGTTTTTTGAAATCTTCACCGCCGGTAATCAAGGCCGCCTTAATAAAGGTGAACTGCGCCAGCAACTCCACTTGTTTTAAAGTTTGCTGCGCCAACTCGCGCGTGCGCAGCAAAATCAAAGCGCGCGTGGCGGTGCGCGGCTTCGCGTCTTGCAGCAGGCGATGCAGAACCGGCAGCACAAAGGCAGCGGTTTTGCCGCTACCGGTTTGCGCAATCACGCGCAAATCTTCCCCCTGCACGGCCAGCGGCACGGCTTCTTTTTGCACCGGTGTCGGCTCGGAAAAACCCAAAGTTTCCAGCGCTTTCAACAAGCGTTCGTGCAATAACAATTCAGCAAACATATAAAACTCGCAAAAAAATATTTAAGAAATAAAAAATTACAGGCGGCGATGTTGCAGCGCAGGCAAGCTGGCGCGCACGGCTGCCAAACGCGCGGTATCCAACACACCGCTCACCACGCCCTCGCCTGCCGGTAAAACAGATAACACTTCGCCCCACGGATCAATCAGCATACTGTGACCCCAAGTGCGGCGACCATTGCGATGCACGCCACCCTGCGCCGCCGCCAACACATAGCACTGGTTTTCAATAGCGCGCGCACGCAGCAACACTTCCCAGTGTGCCTGCCCTGTGGTGTCTGTAAATGCAGACGGCACCACAATCAGCGCGCAATCACCCAACGCGCGGTACAACTCAGGAAAGCGCAAGTCATAACACACGGACAAACCCACGCGACCAAACGGAGCAGCAAAATAACCGACGCGATCACCGTGCAAAATGGTGCGCGATTCGTCATAACTCTCGCTGCCTTTTTGAAAGCCGAACAAATGCATTTTGTCGTAACGCGCCACGCACGCGCCCTGCGGATCAAACACCAGTGTGGTATTCAACACCTTGCTCGCCTCTGGCGATTGCAAAGGAATCGTGCCGCCGATCAAGCAAATGCCATGCTGCTTTGCCAATTCACGCAGGCAGTTTTGCATCGCGCCTTCACCAAATTGTTCCGCCTGCGCCAATTTATCTTTTTCGTGCATGCCGATGATGGCCCAGTACTCCGGCAGCAACGCCAGCTCCGCGCCAGCGGCAACCGCATCGCCCACCAAACGCTGCACCGTGGTAATGTTTTCTTCCACTACTGGGGTGGAAGTCATTTGGATAGCTGCAACAATCGTCATGTGTTTTTAATGTCACTCTGCTATTTTTCTAACCTGCACAGCACCCGTGTTTTTCAACAACGGAGAGGCACTGCCCATGCGAACATTAGCGCCGGGCACACCGATCAAAACCTCTGCTTTGCTGTCGGTATCAATATCTCCCGCACCTACAGAAAACCCGAGGAAATCGCGCGTTGCCGCACCGTATATTTTATCCAACTGAGTACCATCACCGCCGTTCAACACTGTAACGCTGCCTGCATATTTCAGCAGCGCAGACGAACGATCTTTCCACGCACCCACAACCACATCATCAAAACCGTCACCATTAACATCCGCAGCCACCACGCTATTGCCCAATGCAGCTTTTGCAACCGTGCCGTATTTTTTCATCAAGGGTTCGCTATCAACTCCTGAAAAAACCGTCACACTACCTGAGCTTTTCAGTGGGCCATCGTCGTCACCTATCGAACCTGCAATCACATCGTCGTAATCGTCTTGGTTGATGTCGCCACTGGCCACTGCTTTTCCCAGTCGCGCCTGCGGCATAGCGCCGTATTTTTTCATTAACTCAGTGCCATCCATTTTGTACGCCGCGACAGAGCCTGCATTTTTTAAATTGCCTACAGGATTTGTGTCGCCAGGTGCACCGACAATAATGTCTTGATTACCATCGTGATCGATATCGCCAGATGCCACGCTGGTGCCCGCATAAGATTTTCTTTTCGCACCAGAAAACTGCGCCAGTTTTATAGAGAGATTCGCACCTGAATACACACTGACACTGCCCGCACGCAAATGTTCTGTGTTGTCGCCAGGCGCACCTATATACACATCAGCATAGCCGTCACCATTCACATCTCCCAACGCCAATGCAGCGCCAAAAAGACCGTGCGCTTGGCTGCCGTATAGCGTGTTGCGCCGTACGCCATCCGGTCCGTACAAAACCGTCACCGCACCGTTATCCACCAAACCAAACGCAGAGCTATCTGCTTTAGGAGCGCCAACCATAATATCGGCATAACCATCGCCATCCACATCCGCATTGCCGGCCAGCACCGTGCCAAACGCGCTGTTGGCATTCGTGCCGTTGACAGAAAAAAGTCTCGCCCCCGTTCTGCCGGAAATTACTTCAACACGCCCCACATTGCGCAAGACACTGTGGCCTGATGGCGACAACACATCGTAGCCGGGAATACCGACGGCATAATCACCGTAGCCATCCGCATCAACATCGCCGACAAAGGTCACTGCATGCCCTGCTTTATCATTTTTTGTGCCGCCCTGTATGCCAGATAAAATGACAGAACGCGCAACATCACACGCATCACCAATATTGTTATTGTCGGCATCCACCTGATCAGTATTTACCACTAACGAACAGTTGTCCGTTGCATCATCAACGCCATCGTTGTCGTCATCGCTATCTATTGCATCTGGCGTGCCATCGCCATCAGTATCCAAACCGCCATCGCAAACATCACCCATTCCGTTGTTATTGTTGTCGCCCTGATCGTTGTTGGCATTATCAGGGCAGTTATCAGAAACATCAGCAATACCGTCACCGTCGCGATCACTGCTTGCTGTCGCCAGTTTTTGTAAAGTGAATGCGTCCTGCGTCAAGCCATCTTCGTCGATGTACTGTGCGTTCAACACAAGGTTGTTCACATCAATAACCAAGGAGCCAATCTTATTAAACGAACGATACATCACTGGATGATTCAAAGTTCCGCCGTAAGCCGCTGATGATGCACCCGCCACTACATACACCGTGCCACTGTGCGCCACTGCCGGCTGCGTTTTGCTGTAAGCCGATGCACCGGAATACACATCACCGCTGCCGGTATTTTTGGCATACAGCGCATCACTGTAACTACCTGAATAACCGTAATGACCATCAATAAATTTACTGCGTTCGTAATTGTGGCTATGTCCACTTAACACCACATCCACGCCGTACTGTTCCAGTATTGGCAAAATATTTTCTCGCATTTCTACCAACTCAAAATCCCATCCATCTGGATTATCAGAATCGTGTGTGCCTTTGGTGTAGGGAGGATGATGCCAATAAGCAATCAGCCAATCCGACTGATTGGCTGCTAAATCCGCCTCCAACCATTGCGCCATTGCGCCGGTTGCACTGCGATCTACATCGTGCGCGTCTAGCACCACAAAATGAATATTGCCGTAGTTATACGAGTAATACGCCTCCGTACCTGAAGCCACGCCACCCGCTTCAGCAGCTGCGGGCAAAGTAAAATTTTCGTAATACGCGCCTGTTTGCAGCGCCGTATTGGCGCTATAGGCATCATGATTACCCAGCGTTGGCCACACCACGGTTTGGCGCAACAACGGCGTATACATATTGAAAAATTTGTCCTGATATTCTTGGTATGTCCCAGAGCCATAAGCGTTATCGCCCAACATCAGCCACAAATCGGTGTAACTATCGCCAACAAATTTCTGGTAGCCCTCATACACTTTCACTTGATCCAGACTGCCGCGACCCGAATCGCCAATAACCCAAATACGCGTTGGCGTTGCACTGCCCACCGGCGGCTGGGTTTTGAAAAAATAATTGTCGCCGGCACTCAGCACATGAGAGCCTGCGCTGTTGTGATAACCCACGCTGTAGTAATAAGTGGTTGCCGGTGTGAGCCCAGTCAACTTCACTTCATGCTGATAAACCTTGGTGCTATTTTTAACGGTGCGATTCAGATTATTGGGATCTGTGCCAAAACGCACCTCACTATTGCGTAACGCTGATGTCCCCCAACGCACCACGGCAGAATCTGGCGTAATAAGTTGTAAATACGCATCGCGCACAAACGCATTATCGGCAGGCTTGCGATAATTGCCTTCTAGGTGCAGCGCAAAAATAGCAGTCGGACTCTGCTGGCTCGACTGATGCAATTCGACAGCAATTGTGTTCACGCCATCACGCAAAAACCGGGCAGGAATTTTTTTGGTGACCGATAAGTCCTCAGGATTTTTAGCTTTAGATGCTTGCATGCTATAAAAAATCTTTCCGGCAGGCATATTGTTGCGCAATATTTCCTGGCCATTGAGGTAAACCACAACGCCATCATCCCTTGCTAACAATAATGTTAAATCATCAAAGGCTTTTGCTTTAGGAACAGTAAACGCGTGCCGAAAATAGCTTGTGATGTAATGGGCATCCGGTGGACCACTGTCAATCACCGTGGTTTCGACACCAAAACCATAGCCCATATAACCCGCACCATTGCGCCAGCTTTGATCGTTAAAGGAAGTTGCACGCCAAGACGCGCCTTGATCGCTACCATCATCCAAATAACGCCAATTTGCACCAAAAACATCGACCAGTATTGAGCTTTCAGCACTGACCACTGGCGCCAGACACCACAGCAACAAGCCACACAAACCATATCGCAACACGGGTATTCTCATTGTGTTATCCCCTCGCGCTGATGGCACCCATAAACCTCGCCACCACTATAGCATGATCGCTCACATACGGCTTATTGCTGGCCAGATGCTTGCTGCACACCTCCCACTCGCGCAACTGCCAGCGATGCCCTGCGGCGCGCGGATGAAAATGCCAAGAAAAAAACAAATGATCTAAAGCGAGCAATTCATCGTCGCCGTGAAAAGTGATGTAGTTTTTTATATCTGCACGCTGCGCGTCTTTTTCCAAATCCAACAGATGATACAAACCCCAATCGGCGCGGCGACCGCTGCGATTATTGGCACTGCTACGAAAGCGCGCATCACCGCGAATCAAATCGCTTACGCCACTGGGGTGACGATCATTGCAATCCCCCGCCACCACCACGGCATCAGTCGATTGCTGCAACTGCTGATTCACCAACAAACGCAACACAGCCGCTTCGGCTAAACGCCGCATGCCAGACAGTGCGCGTCCAATATCGGACCAATCATCGGCGCTGGT
The DNA window shown above is from Cellvibrionales bacterium and carries:
- a CDS encoding peptide chain release factor 3, giving the protein MSLQDDINLRRTFAIISHPDAGKTTITEKLLLFGQAIQIAGSVKGKKGDRHATSDWMTMEQERGISVTSSVMQFPYKGKTVNLLDTPGHEDFSEDTYRTLTAVDSVLMVIDGAKGVEDRTIKLMDVCRLRDTPILTFVNKMDRDIRDPMEVLDEIESILHIKVAPINWPLGMGKEFKGVYNLYTDTVHVFQQGFGHTIQDDVQIQGIDSEEFSKLLGPYADDVRAEIELVRGAAHPFDLEEYLAGVLTPAFFGTALGNFGVREMLDGFVEWAPAPQARATETRVIDPHEEKFSGFVFKIQANMDPKHRDRIAFMRICSGSYTQGMKMQHVRIGKDIRIADAVTFMAGERVLVEEALAGDIIGLHNHGTIQIGDTFTSGENLRFTGIPHFAPELFRRIRLKDPLKAKQLQKGLRQLSEEGSVQVFMPLNNNDLIVGAVGVLQFEVVAYRLKDEYKVECLYENINIYTARWLSAKDPKKLEEFRSKTNENLALDGGDHLTYLAPTRVNLALTEERWPDLCFRATREH
- a CDS encoding FG-GAP repeat protein, yielding MRIPVLRYGLCGLLLWCLAPVVSAESSILVDVFGANWRYLDDGSDQGASWRATSFNDQSWRNGAGYMGYGFGVETTVIDSGPPDAHYITSYFRHAFTVPKAKAFDDLTLLLARDDGVVVYLNGQEILRNNMPAGKIFYSMQASKAKNPEDLSVTKKIPARFLRDGVNTIAVELHQSSQQSPTAIFALHLEGNYRKPADNAFVRDAYLQLITPDSAVVRWGTSALRNSEVRFGTDPNNLNRTVKNSTKVYQHEVKLTGLTPATTYYYSVGYHNSAGSHVLSAGDNYFFKTQPPVGSATPTRIWVIGDSGRGSLDQVKVYEGYQKFVGDSYTDLWLMLGDNAYGSGTYQEYQDKFFNMYTPLLRQTVVWPTLGNHDAYSANTALQTGAYYENFTLPAAAEAGGVASGTEAYYSYNYGNIHFVVLDAHDVDRSATGAMAQWLEADLAANQSDWLIAYWHHPPYTKGTHDSDNPDGWDFELVEMRENILPILEQYGVDVVLSGHSHNYERSKFIDGHYGYSGSYSDALYAKNTGSGDVYSGASAYSKTQPAVAHSGTVYVVAGASSAAYGGTLNHPVMYRSFNKIGSLVIDVNNLVLNAQYIDEDGLTQDAFTLQKLATASSDRDGDGIADVSDNCPDNANNDQGDNNNNGMGDVCDGGLDTDGDGTPDAIDSDDDNDGVDDATDNCSLVVNTDQVDADNNNIGDACDVARSVILSGIQGGTKNDKAGHAVTFVGDVDADGYGDYAVGIPGYDVLSPSGHSVLRNVGRVEVISGRTGARLFSVNGTNANSAFGTVLAGNADVDGDGYADIMVGAPKADSSAFGLVDNGAVTVLYGPDGVRRNTLYGSQAHGLFGAALALGDVNGDGYADVYIGAPGDNTEHLRAGSVSVYSGANLSIKLAQFSGAKRKSYAGTSVASGDIDHDGNQDIIVGAPGDTNPVGNLKNAGSVAAYKMDGTELMKKYGAMPQARLGKAVASGDINQDDYDDVIAGSIGDDDGPLKSSGSVTVFSGVDSEPLMKKYGTVAKAALGNSVVAADVNGDGFDDVVVGAWKDRSSALLKYAGSVTVLNGGDGTQLDKIYGAATRDFLGFSVGAGDIDTDSKAEVLIGVPGANVRMGSASPLLKNTGAVQVRKIAE
- the raiA gene encoding ribosome-associated translation inhibitor RaiA — its product is MQLNISGHHVEVTLPLKDYVTSKLEKLDRHHDKITRADVTLTVDKLIQKADARVFLSGADLFADAVAEDMYAAIDDLVGKLDRQLIRHKEKVKAHR
- a CDS encoding carbon-nitrogen hydrolase family protein, whose translation is MTIVAAIQMTSTPVVEENITTVQRLVGDAVAAGAELALLPEYWAIIGMHEKDKLAQAEQFGEGAMQNCLRELAKQHGICLIGGTIPLQSPEASKVLNTTLVFDPQGACVARYDKMHLFGFQKGSESYDESRTILHGDRVGYFAAPFGRVGLSVCYDLRFPELYRALGDCALIVVPSAFTDTTGQAHWEVLLRARAIENQCYVLAAAQGGVHRNGRRTWGHSMLIDPWGEVLSVLPAGEGVVSGVLDTARLAAVRASLPALQHRRL
- a CDS encoding response regulator transcription factor; this encodes MNSALDILLVEDDEVFASVLQRSLLRRGHRVQWALDAAAARTCLTQQRFSHAILDLKLAQESSLPLIPVLLAANTDMQILILTGYASIQTAVQAVKLGAVNYLCKPADTDSILHALLHPTASEEVVVAENPLSVDRLEWEHIQRVLAEHEQNISATARALGMHRRTLQRKLAKRPVAR
- a CDS encoding HAMP domain-containing histidine kinase, producing MSASAHSPAPDTSDYLQQLQVLRAWVWLVQLLTLLLGRQWLSAAQFYALLGLLSVALLMLLLGHYRLQWFRRQSRAPDEREFLFQLLLDCFVLTGLLYVAGGATNPFVSYYLVPIALAAACLSRTYTALLTAFCLLASGLLMFYYWPLPVLSPMDMSHHAMHGSRSMSWHVAGMWLNVGISAALITYFVTSIAATVRRQREAINRLREQQLMDENILTVATLAASTAHEMGTPLSSLAVLLGDLQREHNKGAELQADLQLMASQVARCQQSLRQLADTARAHQQGGERSQPLAEWVQRLIGHWQVLRPEAQAKFVVQAGAPCTVAWPLVVEQAVINVLNNAADAGSHLWVRMQWDVQTLQINIEDDGPGIEQHVLRKHAQVKTSEKGMGLGLLLSHASLERAGGRLSLEPRAGGGTLTRIELPLHGAELA